The Camelus bactrianus isolate YW-2024 breed Bactrian camel chromosome 32, ASM4877302v1, whole genome shotgun sequence genome includes a region encoding these proteins:
- the PLBD2 gene encoding putative phospholipase B-like 2 encodes MVAPMYGSPGGRLARALTRALALALVLALLVGLFLSGQTSAIQIPGGHRGRGRPVPPASRSRSVLLDAETGQLRLVDGRHPDAVAWANLTNAIRETGWAFLELHTNGQYNDSLQAYAAGVVEAAVSEELIYMHWMNTVVNYCGPFEYEVSYCERLKNFLEANLEWMQEEMELNKDSAYWHQVRLTLLQLKGLEDSYEGSVIFPTGKFTIKPLGFLLLQISGDLEDLELALNKTKTKHALGSGSCSALIKLLPGQSDLLVAHNTWHSYQYMLRIMKKYWFQFREGPQESTPAPGNRVIFSSYPGTIFSCDDFYILGSGLVTLETTIGNRNPALWKYVQPKGSVLEWMRNVVANRLAPDGDTWANIFKRFNSGTYNNQWMIVDYKAFVPGGPSPGRRVLTVLEQIPGMVVVADKTLELYQKTYWASYNIPSFESVFNASGLPALVAQYGDWFSYDGSPRAQIFRRNQSLVHDLDSMIRLMRYNDFLHDPLSLCKACSPKANGENAISARSDLNPANGSYPFQALHQRSHGGIDVKVTNTALAKALRLLAASGPTWDQLPPFQWSTSPFSRLLHMGQPDLWKFSPIEVWWD; translated from the exons ATGGTGGCCCCGATGTACGGCTCCCCCGGCGGCCGCCTGGCCCGGGCGCTGACGCGGGCGCTGGCGCTGGCCCTGGTGCTGGCCCTGCTGGTCGGGCTGTTCTTGAGCGGCCAGACCAGCGCGATCCAGATCCCGGGGGGCCACCGGGGGCGCGGCAGGCCCGTCCCACCCGCCTCCCGCAGCCGCTCGGTGCTCCTGGACGCCGAGACGGGCCAGCTGCGCCTGGTGGACGGCCGCCACCCTGACGCGGTGGCCTGGGCCAACCTTACCAACGCCATCCGCGAGACCGG gTGGGCCTTTCTGGAGCTTCACACAAATGGCCAGTACAACGACAGCCTGCAGGCCTACGCAGCGGGTGTGGTGGAGGCCGCCGTGTCCGAGGAG CTCATCTACATGCACTGGATGAACACGGTGGTGAATTACTGCGGCCCCTTCGAGTATGAAGTCAGTTACTGCGAGAGGCTCAAGAACTTCCTGGAGGCCAACCTGGAGTGGATGCAGGAGGAGATGGAGCTGAACAAGGACTCTGCTTACTGGCACCAG gTGCGGCTGACCCTCCTGCAGCTGAAAGGCCTAGAGGACAGCTATGAAGGCAGTGTGATCTTTCCAACTGGGAAGTTCACCATCAAACCCTTGGGGTTCCT CCTGTTGCAGATCTCTGGGGACCTCGAAGACTTAGAGCTGGCCCTGAATAAGACCAAGACCAAGCATGCTTTGGGCTCTGGCTCCTGCTCCGCCCTCATCAAGCTGCTGCCTGGCCAAAGTGACCTCCTGGTCGCCCATAACACCTGGCACTCCTACCAGTACATGCTGCGCATCATGAAGAAGTACTGGTTCCAGTTCAGGGAAGGGCCCCAAG AGTCTACCCCGGCTCCCGGCAACAGGGTCATCTTTTCCTCCTATCCTGGTACCATCTTCTCCTGTGATGACTTCTACATCCTAGGCAGCGGGCTG GTGACACTGGAGACCACCATCGGTAACAGGAACCCAGCCCTGTGGAAGTACGTGCAGCCCAAGGGCTCTGTGCTGGAGTGGATGCGCAATGTCGTGGCCAACCGCCTGGCCCCAGACGGGGACACCTGGGCCAATATCTTTAAGAGGTTCAACAGCGGCAC GTACAACAACCAGTGGATGATCGTGGACTACAAGGCATTTGTGCCCGGCGGGCCCAGTCCTGGGAGAAGGGTGCTCACCGTCCTGGAACAGATCCC GGGCATGGTGGTGGTGGCCGACAAGACCTTGGAACTGTACCAGAAGACCTACTGGGCCAGCTACAACATCCC GTCCTTTGAGTCTGTGTTCAATGCCAGCGGGCTGCCTGCCCTTGTGGCCCAGTACGGGGACTGGTTCTCCTACGATGGGAGCCCCCGGGCGCAGATCTTCCGGCGGAACCAGTCGCTGGTACACGACCTGGACTCCATGATCCGGCTTATGAG GTACAATGACTTCCTGCATGACCCCCTGTCACTGTGCAAAGCTTGCAGTCCCAAGGCCAACGGGGAGAACGCCATCTCGGCCCGCTCCGACCTCAACCCAGCCAACGGCTCCTACCCCTTCCAGGCCCTGCACCAGCGCTCCCACGGGGGCATCGATGTGAAG GTGACGAACACGGCACTGGCCAAGGCCTTGCGCCTCCTGGCGGCCAGTGGCCCCACGTGGGACCAGCTGCCCCCGTTCCAGTGGAGCACCTCGCCCTTCAGCCGCCTGCTGCACATGGGCCAGCCCGACCTCTGGAAGTTCTCGCCCATCGAGGTCTGGTGGGACTGA